One genomic window of Misgurnus anguillicaudatus chromosome 12, ASM2758022v2, whole genome shotgun sequence includes the following:
- the LOC129445899 gene encoding uncharacterized protein isoform X2: MLAIRREVRGLIRGMRRGVTMHQIGVKQAKEGQLIPKKVLRKCRAECQKLIPGILDQLEEDLSQNMQFVLYGHLTAYFASIYGHRLGVFQNMTIKEVEKAVKSESTGSYLINISLHKTNQAFGPAQLSLKKEEYHWFRRFLALWEHLVGGPEAVYFFYTSTPNPCKNLNNYFQGAWVSMGLPGKPTFTDIRTSIATHARNTHNSDNRQKVAKFQSRPWSNAGCSRRRWWGWRCRRLSRPRRGSH, from the exons ATGCTGGCCATCCGGAGGGAGGTCAGGGGTCTGATCCGGGGCATGAGGCGCGGTGTGACGATGCATCAGATTGGGGTGAAGCAGGCCAAGGAGGGGCAGCTGATCCCCAAGAAGGTGCTTCGAAAGTGCCGTGCCGAGTGCCAAAAACTAATCCCGGGGATCCTGG ATCAACTGGAGGAGGACTTAAGTCAGAATATGCAGTTCGTGCTGTACGGACACCTGACGGCCTACTTCGCCTCTATCTACGGCCACAGACTGGGCGTATTTCAAAATATGACAATTAAAGAGGTGGAGAAGGCCGTCAAGTCCGAAAGCACGGGCTCCTATCTGATCAAC ATCTCCCTCCACAAGACAAACCAGGCCTTTGGCCCGGCTCAGCTGAGCTTGAAGAAGGAGGAGTACCACTGGTTCCGGAGGTTCCTGGCGCTGTGGGAACACCTGGTGGGCGGGCCGGAGGCGGTGTATTTCTTCTACACGTCAACACCCAACCCCTGCAAGAATTTAAACAATTACTTCCAGGGAGCTTGGGTGTCGATGGGACTCCCCGGCAAGCCCACCTTCACAGACATCCGCACCTCCATCGCCACCCAC GCTAGGAACACTCACAACTCGGACAACCGGCAGAAAGTGGCAAAATTTCAAAGCAGGCCGTGGAGCAACGCCGGTTGTTCGAGGAGGCGTTGGTGGGGGTGGAGGTGTCGCCGTCTAAGCCGGCCGAGGAGAGGCAGCCATTGA
- the LOC129445899 gene encoding uncharacterized protein isoform X1 — protein sequence MLAIRREVRGLIRGMRRGVTMHQIGVKQAKEGQLIPKKVLRKCRAECQKLIPGILGRSKSLAPLRFVLFDRSVLLTCAFVSTDQLEEDLSQNMQFVLYGHLTAYFASIYGHRLGVFQNMTIKEVEKAVKSESTGSYLINISLHKTNQAFGPAQLSLKKEEYHWFRRFLALWEHLVGGPEAVYFFYTSTPNPCKNLNNYFQGAWVSMGLPGKPTFTDIRTSIATHARNTHNSDNRQKVAKFQSRPWSNAGCSRRRWWGWRCRRLSRPRRGSH from the exons ATGCTGGCCATCCGGAGGGAGGTCAGGGGTCTGATCCGGGGCATGAGGCGCGGTGTGACGATGCATCAGATTGGGGTGAAGCAGGCCAAGGAGGGGCAGCTGATCCCCAAGAAGGTGCTTCGAAAGTGCCGTGCCGAGTGCCAAAAACTAATCCCGGGGATCCTGGGTAGGTCCAAGTCGCTAGCCCCTTTGCGTTTCGTCCTTTTTGACCGCTCGGTTTTACTGACGTGTGCTTTTGTATCCACAGATCAACTGGAGGAGGACTTAAGTCAGAATATGCAGTTCGTGCTGTACGGACACCTGACGGCCTACTTCGCCTCTATCTACGGCCACAGACTGGGCGTATTTCAAAATATGACAATTAAAGAGGTGGAGAAGGCCGTCAAGTCCGAAAGCACGGGCTCCTATCTGATCAAC ATCTCCCTCCACAAGACAAACCAGGCCTTTGGCCCGGCTCAGCTGAGCTTGAAGAAGGAGGAGTACCACTGGTTCCGGAGGTTCCTGGCGCTGTGGGAACACCTGGTGGGCGGGCCGGAGGCGGTGTATTTCTTCTACACGTCAACACCCAACCCCTGCAAGAATTTAAACAATTACTTCCAGGGAGCTTGGGTGTCGATGGGACTCCCCGGCAAGCCCACCTTCACAGACATCCGCACCTCCATCGCCACCCAC GCTAGGAACACTCACAACTCGGACAACCGGCAGAAAGTGGCAAAATTTCAAAGCAGGCCGTGGAGCAACGCCGGTTGTTCGAGGAGGCGTTGGTGGGGGTGGAGGTGTCGCCGTCTAAGCCGGCCGAGGAGAGGCAGCCATTGA